The DNA window TGACGTGGTGCGTGTGACGGACGCGGGCTCCACGCGCAGGAGCTTCAATCCAAATCTCGAACTCGACGACAGATTTCCTCCGTGAAGTCTGAGCACTTGGCATTGCCTCCTAGATCTTTTGTTAAGCTCTGAGAAAAGAAGAACAGCCAAGATAAAAATGGATCCACACCCTAAACAAAGCCAGGATGCTTTTCCGAGAGCCCCCAGGGAGATGTGGGCCCAGCCAATCTGGCTCCCGCTGGAGAGGGAGGCCCCCACCCCGGAGGACCAAGGCCCAGGTTAGCGCTCAGGGCACCCTGAGGAGGACACAACAGGGTCTCGAcaaaaggaggcagggaggctttCCAAAATGTCCCCTCTATCCCAACAGTGCACGTGGGAAAACACTTGGTTCTGTTGGGGAGGAAACGCTGTCTAGAAAAATGAGCCGACTTGACCCAGATCGTACACTGACCACGGGACCCGAGGCCTAACTGACTGTGGCTCCCAGGCCATGGCTCTTCTGCCCGGGCGTCTCCGCGTCAGCACTTCCCGACCCTTCCCCGACCTGACACGCGTCTCCCCCCACAGAAAACGCACAGGCAGCGGACACAACGCCGGGGGACGCGTCTGACACGGCCCAAGCACGGGCAACCGCCGATACCTTCCCATCCTTAATTGTGGCAAAACACGCAGCCTCGACCCTGGCAGCGTGGTCGGAGAGTCCCATGTGGCGCAGCATCATCACGGCGCTGAGCAGGAGGGCCGTGGGGTTGGCCATGTCCTTGCCCGCGATGTCCGGGGCGGTGCCGTGAACCTGCCCATGGGAATGGAAGCAGAGTCAGGGGGGCCCCCGCAGACAGCACTCCCCTGGGGACGCGGGGCCCGGCCACCTTTCCTCACCGACGAGGGGCATCGCTGAATGGCTACGGTGCCCTTCAGCAGACGCGGGTCTGAGAAGGCAAgtgtcagaaaaagaaagagccaaAGTAAGGGGGAGAATGTGCAAACGTAGGGACTAACCACCATGCCCAACTTTCGGGAAGATGCTGAGGGAGGACGCCCAATAAATAACACGGACACAAAATAAAGAGggaagtgaatgaataaaccagGCTCACATGACAAACCCACACAAAGCATCGGTTTCTTTCGACAACAGGGAAAACCCAGCACTTGGAACCTATCTACACGGCCAACCCGCCAGGGGCTCCCGGGCTGTTCGGGTGAGTCCCGCCTCAGGCCTCACCAGGGTCCTTACCGACTCGAAGATGGCGACCCCGTTGGCTCCAATGTTGCCACTTGGTGTCACACCAAGACCGCCAATCAATCCCGCGCACAGGTCACTGGGGGCGGAAAAGCATTTTGAGGGTGTTCTGAAAAGTGAAGCTTCTCACCCAGCACCCGGACTTTGGTTTTTAACTACCACCCTCCACCAAAGGGCACGGGGTTCCTCGGAGAAATGGCCAATCCCGGACCGCAGTGAGAAGATCCAGGATAAGCCCGCGGCATCCTGCTGCACCGGAAAGCAAATGGTGGGCCGCGTCCAGAGGCCACAGCTCACAGGGACCCGCACCGGCCAGGATGGGGTGACCCGAGCACCAATACGATGATGGCTCTGGTGGTCCCGCCCACGGTGACGGCCATGCGTCCAAACGGAGAAGTACGTACGCAAAGAAACAAGCTTATGCGCACACAACGCCAACCAAAAGGCCCTTTCTCCTGCTTACCCTCTTCCACCAAATCCTGCACTCACATCATGAGCGAGACTCAGGGGGAAACAAACGTGGTATTTTTCAAAGACAGACCACCGCTGCTGTACCTCCAGCCCCTCCTGCAGGACCCACTTGGAGGGGGGCCCAGTCGTTGGGGCTGGACACTTTGGGGCTCTAAATCGAGGCTTCCTGAAACTTCCAGCTAGTTACTTGaggttctctgagcctcagctgccttatttataaaatggaggcaaaatCTATTCTATGGAATTGTcaggattaaatgatataatggGATAAAAGAACTTAGCAATGACTTTTAGTCAAAAGTTAGTTGTTGTCCCTCTAGGTTTAGCACTTCTGTGAGAAATGTGTTGAAACTCCTAAGGCCCAAGTGAAGGAGCTAGAAACGTAGGAGTGACGGCCAACTttgtgggggggcgggcagcgaGGGCAGCCGGGGAACGATAACGTCGGTGTGGTCAACCGTCAGCACCTGGGGGCTGTGGGTGCCGGCACACAGGAAGTCCCTGTACCTTCCGGCAACCtttctgtaagtctgaaattGTGTCAAGTGTcacaaaaattctgaacaaatGACCACTCACTAGGTGGCTATACATGACAGCACACTGAAATCACTCAACCAATAAAACATCTCAAAACGGGAAAAGGGACTAATCATTAGGGAACAACAGCCCAGAGCCGATTTGGCAAAGAAACGAATGACCCACCCAATGTGTAATCGCTGACACGGCCGCCTGAGTCACGAGGACCCGTATAACACACGCTGTGGTTCATGACACCTGATTGAAACTCTGTAAGCCACGTTTACTTTAGgacatttataaataaactaCAGGCTGAAAAGGTGTAGTCGGACTCACCTGAGGATGTCTCCATACAAATTTGGCATAACGAGAACGTCAAACTGGGACGGGTCTTGGACCATCTGTGAGGAATGCGTCGGTGTGTTTAGCGATCAAAGCCACAGCCCGCGCACGGGACGCACCGCAGAAGGCAGCAGGCAAGGAAGCGGGTGTACTTACGTTCAGACACACCGTATCAAGGTACATCTCGTTAAATTTAATATCTTTACAGTTTTCAGCAACTTCCCTGCATTTTTGCAGGAAAAGCCCATCTGACATCCGCCtgcatttaattaaataaaaactgttgaaGGAAAGACTTGCAGAAAGAAAAGGATCAGATCAAAGAAGGTCAACAAACGTTAGTTCCAGAAGCCCAGATGTCCGATTTCAATTATAGTAAAATTGTTTTTCAGGCAGTTAATAAGACACAAACTGAAAATGTCTGGGGATGTTTCCGGAAGCACAAAaggatacaaatataaaatagtttGGTCATAATaaagactattattttttaatagtcttgTCTAGCAAGAATTAAGAAATGTGTATCAATAAAGtgttaaaattgctttaaaagacTAACTCGTCGGATCATTTAGTTGGTTTTACTACTGTACATGCTCAACACCTCCCCGTCCGCCCTGGGGAAACTGCTTCTGCGCACACCCGCCTGGCCTGAagcggagtgggggaggggcttgcCCGTGAGAGGAAGCCGAGGGAAGCCCCGGGCACTCGGTCACCGCAGAAACGCTCCCGATTCTGCCTGGACATCAGCGCCCCTGCCCTGTGACTCGCAGCCTCGGCGGAACAGCCACAGCGTCTGGGGATCCCGTCTCCAGCGTCTCTGACAATTCTCAGGCCCACCTTATACCCCGGATCCTGAGCTCCTGCCCCCCAATCTGCTCCCCAAccgggagaaggaaggagagccgGGTCACCGCTCCCTGCACACAGCGAGCGGGGCTCTGCCCGGCCCAGGACTCACATGATGTTGGCCTTGTGCACGGCCGTGACGTTGCTGCGGTGATTGTTGCGGGCGTACGCAAAGGCGAACTCGGCGATGCGCCGGCTGGCCTCCTCGGTGATGAGCTTGATACTCTGCACAACCCCATCCACGATCTGAGGGAGAGGGGGTCCTGCCTCACCGGAACGGCCACGCTAGGCCGCTGGCAGCGAGGGGGCACCACCACTGGGGGCGTGCTCACACAGTGCCAGCTGCCACGGCTCGCGTCGCGCACGTGGGGTGTCACTGGGGCCAATAACAACGACCCCGGCCCTACGAGGTAGGTAGAATAAGGCCCACTGCACAGATGAGGAAGACAGGTGCAGAGATGGCCCCGGGCCCCAGGACCCGCCTGTGAAGCTGAGGATTGTAACCTGAAACAGaggacaccccccgccccccctcctgCTGCCAGGCAAGGCGGGGCCAAGGCAACTGCCCTCGCCTCCTGGGGGTCAAGGTGAGCCGTCTCTGCCAGGTGTTCTCAACAACTGGGGGTCTGAACAACTGTCCCAAGAGCACAGAGAGCAACCCCAGTAAGAATTTAAGTGTGGAAGGAACATACCACATGCTCAATGCCACTGTATTCTCCTTCTGTGTTCTCTCGGATGGTGACAATGTTTACGTCGGTGTAAGGGGTTTTATAGCCCTCGATGGACACACACGGCCGCACGTTTGCATAAAGGTCAAAGGTCTTACGCAGCAATAAATTCATAGATGGGTGACCAGCTGCTATTGGGGTCTTTAAAGGGCCTGTGATAAAGAAGAGAACCCACATGACAAGAGGGTACATTCGGgggtgtttcttctttttgttctttttttttttttttaagaatttacttCCAAGTAATCTCCACACGGAACACGGGGCCCggacccacaaccctgagatcaagagtcgcacgctccacgaACCGAGCCAGCGGGCACACTTGCTTCCTTCTAAACACAAGTACCTCACGATTACTGGAAAttccagttttcctttgttttacttttcgGTCGCAGCTCAGCTAGGGTCCTTCCTTCGGGGGAGAAGTAGCCGAGCGGTCGGTCTAACGTGCGTGCCCACGAACAAAGGGGCACTTTCACAACGAGCAAGGGTCACCTGCTAACTCCCCCGGGCTACTCCGGAGAAGGCATCTGTCTCTAGCTTTACCCTCTACTCCGGTGAAGGAGGAAGATCCGCACGGAAGCTTTCGGGAACATCGCTGTGCACCCGCTGGTGGAGGACCAGGCTCCAGTGTGTGACCCTCGCCACCACCCGGGAGGTGACATCGCCCTTGCTGTCAGTTAAAAGTGAGCAGGAAAACCACA is part of the Neofelis nebulosa isolate mNeoNeb1 chromosome 7, mNeoNeb1.pri, whole genome shotgun sequence genome and encodes:
- the IDH3A gene encoding isocitrate dehydrogenase [NAD] subunit alpha, mitochondrial isoform X2 codes for the protein MAGPAWISKVSRLLGALHNQKQVQTVTLIPGDGIGPEISAAVMKIFDAAKAPIQWEERNVTAIQGPGGKWMIPPEAKESMDKNKMGLKGPLKTPIAAGHPSMNLLLRKTFDLYANVRPCVSIEGYKTPYTDVNIVTIRENTEGEYSGIEHVIVDGVVQSIKLITEEASRRIAEFAFAYARNNHRSNVTAVHKANIMRMSDGLFLQKCREVAENCKDIKFNEMYLDTVCLNMVQDPSQFDVLVMPNLYGDILSDLCAGLIGGLGVTPSGNIGANGVAIFESVHGTAPDIAGKDMANPTALLLSAVMMLRHMGLSDHAARVEAACFATIKDGKSLTKDLGGNAKCSDFTEEICRRVRDLD
- the IDH3A gene encoding isocitrate dehydrogenase [NAD] subunit alpha, mitochondrial isoform X1; the encoded protein is MAGPAWISKVSRLLGALHNQKQVTRGFAGGVQTVTLIPGDGIGPEISAAVMKIFDAAKAPIQWEERNVTAIQGPGGKWMIPPEAKESMDKNKMGLKGPLKTPIAAGHPSMNLLLRKTFDLYANVRPCVSIEGYKTPYTDVNIVTIRENTEGEYSGIEHVIVDGVVQSIKLITEEASRRIAEFAFAYARNNHRSNVTAVHKANIMRMSDGLFLQKCREVAENCKDIKFNEMYLDTVCLNMVQDPSQFDVLVMPNLYGDILSDLCAGLIGGLGVTPSGNIGANGVAIFESVHGTAPDIAGKDMANPTALLLSAVMMLRHMGLSDHAARVEAACFATIKDGKSLTKDLGGNAKCSDFTEEICRRVRDLD